A window of the Lactuca sativa cultivar Salinas chromosome 5, Lsat_Salinas_v11, whole genome shotgun sequence genome harbors these coding sequences:
- the LOC111880979 gene encoding transcription factor PIF1 isoform X3, producing the protein MMNITVPEFEADEDYLIQGSPKTSIMGGDEDVMELLWQNGQVVMQSRNQRSVGNKKPETRPPVGSRDIRSSVVEEETGPSDLFMQEDEMASWLHYPVDDNTLEGYLYSNDLLYPTPPSSTPVTTTPCSLPPPPPPSIMIPSPRPPVAPIRRVELESGQPKYPNFLHFSRPNKLRTPESGPSSSNETPAVAAPESRASRVSDKLTPVSAANIGRSAAGTSSAGREIETCERSVTSSPGSGGSGASGSVDPSSQKPPPPTTDDHRKRKGRDTYDTECHSEDVEFGCLDAKKQSHGSTSTKRSRAAEVHNLSERRRRDRINEKMKALQELIPRSNKSDKASMLDEAIEYLKSLQMQVQMMSMGCNMVPMMFPGVQQYMPPMAMGMGMGMGMSMSMDMGMNHVMVPYPAILPGSSVLPSPGTHMGPRFPVPGFNIHPVNATCPATSQATNLSAPMMSSFPLHNQNQPQVPNFADPFQQYIGLRHQTPSPLPQQNHQEGMAPTATKPSSSKDPIDPDHHQNG; encoded by the exons ATGATGAATATTACTGTTCCTGAATTCGAAGCGGACGAGGATTACTTAATTCAGGGGTCGCCCAAGACATCGATAAT GGGTGGAGATGAAGATGTCATGGAGCTGCTATGGCAAAATGGTCAAGTGGTGATGCAGAGCCGAAATCAGAGATCAGTCGGGAATAAGAAGCCAGAAACGAGGCCGCCGGTGGGCAGTAGAGACATCCGATCCTCCGTCGTTGAAGAAGAGACGGGGCCTTCTGACTTGTTCATGCAAGAAGACGAGATGGCCTCTTGGCTTCATTACCCCGTCGACGACAATACGTTAGAAGGCTATCTATACAGTAACGATCTCCTCTATCCTACGCCGCCATCCTCTACTCCCGTGACCACCACCCCTTGCTCCCTCCCACCGCCTCCACCTCCGTCCATAATGATTCCTTCTCCTCGCCCACCGGTCGCCCCAATCAGGCGCGTGGAATTGGAATCAGGACAACCCAAGTATCCAAATTTCTTGCATTTCTCGAGGCCTAATAAACTCAGAACTCCAGAATCAGGCCCTTCTAGTTCGAACGAGACCCCGGCGGTAGCAGCACCGGAATCAAGGGCTTCGCGTGTGTCGGATAAACTGACGCCGGTTTCTGCAGCGAACATAGGACGTAGCGCAGCAGGTACATCATCGGCGGGGAGGGAAATAGAGACATGTGAACGAAGCGTGACGTCATCTCCGGGTTCGGGTGGCTCAGGAGCAAGCGGCAGTGTAgacccatcttctcaaaagccacCGCCACCAACAACCGATGATCATCGGAAGCGCAAGGGCAGAGATACGTACGACACCGAATGTCACAGTGAG GACGTTGAGTTCGGGTGTCTAGATGCAAAGAAGCAATCACACGGATCGACCTCCACGAAAAGGTCCCGTGCTGCAGAGGTCCACAATCTCTCAGAGAGG AGACGTCGAGATAGGATTAATGAAAAAATGAAGGCCTTGCAAGAACTAATACCTCGTTCCAATAAG TCCGACAAAGCTTCGATGCTGGACGAAGCAATTGAATACTTGAAGTCTCTTCAAATGCAAGTTCAG atgATGTCGATGGGATGCAACATGGTTCCTATGATGTTCCCAGGTGTCCAACAATACATGCCGCCCATGGcaatggggatggggatggggatggggatgagCATGAGCATGGACATGGGGATGAACCATGTCATGGTTCCATATCCCGCCATTCTTCCAGGTTCGTCGGTACTCCCCAGCCCGGGTACTCATATGGGCCCACGTTTCCCGGTTCCCGGATTTAACATCCATCCAGTTAATGCCACGTGTCCTGCAACGAGTCAAGCCACTAACCTCTCAGCTCCAATGATGAGTTCATTTCCTCTACATAATCAAAACCAACCACAAGTTCCAAATTTCGCTGATCCGTTTCAACAGTACATTGGTCTACGACATCAAACACCATCACCGCTTCCTCAG CAGAATCATCAAGAAGGGATGGCCCCCACTGCAACGAAGCCAAGCAGCAGCAAAGATCCTATCGACCCAGATCATCACCAAAACG GTTGA
- the LOC111880979 gene encoding transcription factor PIF1 isoform X4: protein MMNITVPEFEADEDYLIQGSPKTSIMGGDEDVMELLWQNGQVVMQSRNQRSVGNKKPETRPPVGSRDIRSSVVEEETGPSDLFMQEDEMASWLHYPVDDNTLEGYLYSNDLLYPTPPSSTPVTTTPCSLPPPPPPSIMIPSPRPPVAPIRRVELESGQPKYPNFLHFSRPNKLRTPESGPSSSNETPAVAAPESRASRVSDKLTPVSAANIGRSAAGTSSAGREIETCERSVTSSPGSGGSGASGSVDPSSQKPPPPTTDDHRKRKGRDTYDTECHSEDVEFGCLDAKKQSHGSTSTKRSRAAEVHNLSERRRRDRINEKMKALQELIPRSNKSDKASMLDEAIEYLKSLQMQVQMMSMGCNMVPMMFPGVQQYMPPMAMGMGMGMGMSMSMDMGMNHVMVPYPAILPGSSVLPSPGTHMGPRFPVPGFNIHPVNATCPATSQATNLSAPMMSSFPLHNQNQPQVPNFADPFQQYIGLRHQTPSPLPQNHQEGMAPTATKPSSSKDPIDPDHHQNG, encoded by the exons ATGATGAATATTACTGTTCCTGAATTCGAAGCGGACGAGGATTACTTAATTCAGGGGTCGCCCAAGACATCGATAAT GGGTGGAGATGAAGATGTCATGGAGCTGCTATGGCAAAATGGTCAAGTGGTGATGCAGAGCCGAAATCAGAGATCAGTCGGGAATAAGAAGCCAGAAACGAGGCCGCCGGTGGGCAGTAGAGACATCCGATCCTCCGTCGTTGAAGAAGAGACGGGGCCTTCTGACTTGTTCATGCAAGAAGACGAGATGGCCTCTTGGCTTCATTACCCCGTCGACGACAATACGTTAGAAGGCTATCTATACAGTAACGATCTCCTCTATCCTACGCCGCCATCCTCTACTCCCGTGACCACCACCCCTTGCTCCCTCCCACCGCCTCCACCTCCGTCCATAATGATTCCTTCTCCTCGCCCACCGGTCGCCCCAATCAGGCGCGTGGAATTGGAATCAGGACAACCCAAGTATCCAAATTTCTTGCATTTCTCGAGGCCTAATAAACTCAGAACTCCAGAATCAGGCCCTTCTAGTTCGAACGAGACCCCGGCGGTAGCAGCACCGGAATCAAGGGCTTCGCGTGTGTCGGATAAACTGACGCCGGTTTCTGCAGCGAACATAGGACGTAGCGCAGCAGGTACATCATCGGCGGGGAGGGAAATAGAGACATGTGAACGAAGCGTGACGTCATCTCCGGGTTCGGGTGGCTCAGGAGCAAGCGGCAGTGTAgacccatcttctcaaaagccacCGCCACCAACAACCGATGATCATCGGAAGCGCAAGGGCAGAGATACGTACGACACCGAATGTCACAGTGAG GACGTTGAGTTCGGGTGTCTAGATGCAAAGAAGCAATCACACGGATCGACCTCCACGAAAAGGTCCCGTGCTGCAGAGGTCCACAATCTCTCAGAGAGG AGACGTCGAGATAGGATTAATGAAAAAATGAAGGCCTTGCAAGAACTAATACCTCGTTCCAATAAG TCCGACAAAGCTTCGATGCTGGACGAAGCAATTGAATACTTGAAGTCTCTTCAAATGCAAGTTCAG atgATGTCGATGGGATGCAACATGGTTCCTATGATGTTCCCAGGTGTCCAACAATACATGCCGCCCATGGcaatggggatggggatggggatggggatgagCATGAGCATGGACATGGGGATGAACCATGTCATGGTTCCATATCCCGCCATTCTTCCAGGTTCGTCGGTACTCCCCAGCCCGGGTACTCATATGGGCCCACGTTTCCCGGTTCCCGGATTTAACATCCATCCAGTTAATGCCACGTGTCCTGCAACGAGTCAAGCCACTAACCTCTCAGCTCCAATGATGAGTTCATTTCCTCTACATAATCAAAACCAACCACAAGTTCCAAATTTCGCTGATCCGTTTCAACAGTACATTGGTCTACGACATCAAACACCATCACCGCTTCCTCAG AATCATCAAGAAGGGATGGCCCCCACTGCAACGAAGCCAAGCAGCAGCAAAGATCCTATCGACCCAGATCATCACCAAAACG GTTGA
- the LOC111880979 gene encoding transcription factor PIF1 isoform X1: MMNITVPEFEADEDYLIQGSPKTSIMGGDEDVMELLWQNGQVVMQSRNQRSVGNKKPETRPPVGSRDIRSSVVEEETGPSDLFMQEDEMASWLHYPVDDNTLEGYLYSNDLLYPTPPSSTPVTTTPCSLPPPPPPSIMIPSPRPPVAPIRRVELESGQPKYPNFLHFSRPNKLRTPESGPSSSNETPAVAAPESRASRVSDKLTPVSAANIGRSAAGTSSAGREIETCERSVTSSPGSGGSGASGSVDPSSQKPPPPTTDDHRKRKGRDTYDTECHSEDVEFGCLDAKKQSHGSTSTKRSRAAEVHNLSERRRRDRINEKMKALQELIPRSNKSDKASMLDEAIEYLKSLQMQVQMMSMGCNMVPMMFPGVQQYMPPMAMGMGMGMGMSMSMDMGMNHVMVPYPAILPGSSVLPSPGTHMGPRFPVPGFNIHPVNATCPATSQATNLSAPMMSSFPLHNQNQPQVPNFADPFQQYIGLRHQTPSPLPQQNHQEGMAPTATKPSSSKDPIDPDHHQNGTYIASLCEFTGKRASSLFIR, from the exons ATGATGAATATTACTGTTCCTGAATTCGAAGCGGACGAGGATTACTTAATTCAGGGGTCGCCCAAGACATCGATAAT GGGTGGAGATGAAGATGTCATGGAGCTGCTATGGCAAAATGGTCAAGTGGTGATGCAGAGCCGAAATCAGAGATCAGTCGGGAATAAGAAGCCAGAAACGAGGCCGCCGGTGGGCAGTAGAGACATCCGATCCTCCGTCGTTGAAGAAGAGACGGGGCCTTCTGACTTGTTCATGCAAGAAGACGAGATGGCCTCTTGGCTTCATTACCCCGTCGACGACAATACGTTAGAAGGCTATCTATACAGTAACGATCTCCTCTATCCTACGCCGCCATCCTCTACTCCCGTGACCACCACCCCTTGCTCCCTCCCACCGCCTCCACCTCCGTCCATAATGATTCCTTCTCCTCGCCCACCGGTCGCCCCAATCAGGCGCGTGGAATTGGAATCAGGACAACCCAAGTATCCAAATTTCTTGCATTTCTCGAGGCCTAATAAACTCAGAACTCCAGAATCAGGCCCTTCTAGTTCGAACGAGACCCCGGCGGTAGCAGCACCGGAATCAAGGGCTTCGCGTGTGTCGGATAAACTGACGCCGGTTTCTGCAGCGAACATAGGACGTAGCGCAGCAGGTACATCATCGGCGGGGAGGGAAATAGAGACATGTGAACGAAGCGTGACGTCATCTCCGGGTTCGGGTGGCTCAGGAGCAAGCGGCAGTGTAgacccatcttctcaaaagccacCGCCACCAACAACCGATGATCATCGGAAGCGCAAGGGCAGAGATACGTACGACACCGAATGTCACAGTGAG GACGTTGAGTTCGGGTGTCTAGATGCAAAGAAGCAATCACACGGATCGACCTCCACGAAAAGGTCCCGTGCTGCAGAGGTCCACAATCTCTCAGAGAGG AGACGTCGAGATAGGATTAATGAAAAAATGAAGGCCTTGCAAGAACTAATACCTCGTTCCAATAAG TCCGACAAAGCTTCGATGCTGGACGAAGCAATTGAATACTTGAAGTCTCTTCAAATGCAAGTTCAG atgATGTCGATGGGATGCAACATGGTTCCTATGATGTTCCCAGGTGTCCAACAATACATGCCGCCCATGGcaatggggatggggatggggatggggatgagCATGAGCATGGACATGGGGATGAACCATGTCATGGTTCCATATCCCGCCATTCTTCCAGGTTCGTCGGTACTCCCCAGCCCGGGTACTCATATGGGCCCACGTTTCCCGGTTCCCGGATTTAACATCCATCCAGTTAATGCCACGTGTCCTGCAACGAGTCAAGCCACTAACCTCTCAGCTCCAATGATGAGTTCATTTCCTCTACATAATCAAAACCAACCACAAGTTCCAAATTTCGCTGATCCGTTTCAACAGTACATTGGTCTACGACATCAAACACCATCACCGCTTCCTCAG CAGAATCATCAAGAAGGGATGGCCCCCACTGCAACGAAGCCAAGCAGCAGCAAAGATCCTATCGACCCAGATCATCACCAAAACGGTACATATATAGCTAGCTTATGTGAATTTACAGGAAAAAGGGCAAGTAGTTTATTTATTAGGTAA
- the LOC111880979 gene encoding transcription factor PIF1 isoform X2 gives MMNITVPEFEADEDYLIQGSPKTSIMGGDEDVMELLWQNGQVVMQSRNQRSVGNKKPETRPPVGSRDIRSSVVEEETGPSDLFMQEDEMASWLHYPVDDNTLEGYLYSNDLLYPTPPSSTPVTTTPCSLPPPPPPSIMIPSPRPPVAPIRRVELESGQPKYPNFLHFSRPNKLRTPESGPSSSNETPAVAAPESRASRVSDKLTPVSAANIGRSAAGTSSAGREIETCERSVTSSPGSGGSGASGSVDPSSQKPPPPTTDDHRKRKGRDTYDTECHSEDVEFGCLDAKKQSHGSTSTKRSRAAEVHNLSERRRRDRINEKMKALQELIPRSNKSDKASMLDEAIEYLKSLQMQVQMMSMGCNMVPMMFPGVQQYMPPMAMGMGMGMGMSMSMDMGMNHVMVPYPAILPGSSVLPSPGTHMGPRFPVPGFNIHPVNATCPATSQATNLSAPMMSSFPLHNQNQPQVPNFADPFQQYIGLRHQTPSPLPQNHQEGMAPTATKPSSSKDPIDPDHHQNGTYIASLCEFTGKRASSLFIR, from the exons ATGATGAATATTACTGTTCCTGAATTCGAAGCGGACGAGGATTACTTAATTCAGGGGTCGCCCAAGACATCGATAAT GGGTGGAGATGAAGATGTCATGGAGCTGCTATGGCAAAATGGTCAAGTGGTGATGCAGAGCCGAAATCAGAGATCAGTCGGGAATAAGAAGCCAGAAACGAGGCCGCCGGTGGGCAGTAGAGACATCCGATCCTCCGTCGTTGAAGAAGAGACGGGGCCTTCTGACTTGTTCATGCAAGAAGACGAGATGGCCTCTTGGCTTCATTACCCCGTCGACGACAATACGTTAGAAGGCTATCTATACAGTAACGATCTCCTCTATCCTACGCCGCCATCCTCTACTCCCGTGACCACCACCCCTTGCTCCCTCCCACCGCCTCCACCTCCGTCCATAATGATTCCTTCTCCTCGCCCACCGGTCGCCCCAATCAGGCGCGTGGAATTGGAATCAGGACAACCCAAGTATCCAAATTTCTTGCATTTCTCGAGGCCTAATAAACTCAGAACTCCAGAATCAGGCCCTTCTAGTTCGAACGAGACCCCGGCGGTAGCAGCACCGGAATCAAGGGCTTCGCGTGTGTCGGATAAACTGACGCCGGTTTCTGCAGCGAACATAGGACGTAGCGCAGCAGGTACATCATCGGCGGGGAGGGAAATAGAGACATGTGAACGAAGCGTGACGTCATCTCCGGGTTCGGGTGGCTCAGGAGCAAGCGGCAGTGTAgacccatcttctcaaaagccacCGCCACCAACAACCGATGATCATCGGAAGCGCAAGGGCAGAGATACGTACGACACCGAATGTCACAGTGAG GACGTTGAGTTCGGGTGTCTAGATGCAAAGAAGCAATCACACGGATCGACCTCCACGAAAAGGTCCCGTGCTGCAGAGGTCCACAATCTCTCAGAGAGG AGACGTCGAGATAGGATTAATGAAAAAATGAAGGCCTTGCAAGAACTAATACCTCGTTCCAATAAG TCCGACAAAGCTTCGATGCTGGACGAAGCAATTGAATACTTGAAGTCTCTTCAAATGCAAGTTCAG atgATGTCGATGGGATGCAACATGGTTCCTATGATGTTCCCAGGTGTCCAACAATACATGCCGCCCATGGcaatggggatggggatggggatggggatgagCATGAGCATGGACATGGGGATGAACCATGTCATGGTTCCATATCCCGCCATTCTTCCAGGTTCGTCGGTACTCCCCAGCCCGGGTACTCATATGGGCCCACGTTTCCCGGTTCCCGGATTTAACATCCATCCAGTTAATGCCACGTGTCCTGCAACGAGTCAAGCCACTAACCTCTCAGCTCCAATGATGAGTTCATTTCCTCTACATAATCAAAACCAACCACAAGTTCCAAATTTCGCTGATCCGTTTCAACAGTACATTGGTCTACGACATCAAACACCATCACCGCTTCCTCAG AATCATCAAGAAGGGATGGCCCCCACTGCAACGAAGCCAAGCAGCAGCAAAGATCCTATCGACCCAGATCATCACCAAAACGGTACATATATAGCTAGCTTATGTGAATTTACAGGAAAAAGGGCAAGTAGTTTATTTATTAGGTAA
- the LOC111880979 gene encoding transcription factor PIF1 isoform X5 has product MELLWQNGQVVMQSRNQRSVGNKKPETRPPVGSRDIRSSVVEEETGPSDLFMQEDEMASWLHYPVDDNTLEGYLYSNDLLYPTPPSSTPVTTTPCSLPPPPPPSIMIPSPRPPVAPIRRVELESGQPKYPNFLHFSRPNKLRTPESGPSSSNETPAVAAPESRASRVSDKLTPVSAANIGRSAAGTSSAGREIETCERSVTSSPGSGGSGASGSVDPSSQKPPPPTTDDHRKRKGRDTYDTECHSEDVEFGCLDAKKQSHGSTSTKRSRAAEVHNLSERRRRDRINEKMKALQELIPRSNKSDKASMLDEAIEYLKSLQMQVQMMSMGCNMVPMMFPGVQQYMPPMAMGMGMGMGMSMSMDMGMNHVMVPYPAILPGSSVLPSPGTHMGPRFPVPGFNIHPVNATCPATSQATNLSAPMMSSFPLHNQNQPQVPNFADPFQQYIGLRHQTPSPLPQQNHQEGMAPTATKPSSSKDPIDPDHHQNGTYIASLCEFTGKRASSLFIR; this is encoded by the exons ATGGAGCTGCTATGGCAAAATGGTCAAGTGGTGATGCAGAGCCGAAATCAGAGATCAGTCGGGAATAAGAAGCCAGAAACGAGGCCGCCGGTGGGCAGTAGAGACATCCGATCCTCCGTCGTTGAAGAAGAGACGGGGCCTTCTGACTTGTTCATGCAAGAAGACGAGATGGCCTCTTGGCTTCATTACCCCGTCGACGACAATACGTTAGAAGGCTATCTATACAGTAACGATCTCCTCTATCCTACGCCGCCATCCTCTACTCCCGTGACCACCACCCCTTGCTCCCTCCCACCGCCTCCACCTCCGTCCATAATGATTCCTTCTCCTCGCCCACCGGTCGCCCCAATCAGGCGCGTGGAATTGGAATCAGGACAACCCAAGTATCCAAATTTCTTGCATTTCTCGAGGCCTAATAAACTCAGAACTCCAGAATCAGGCCCTTCTAGTTCGAACGAGACCCCGGCGGTAGCAGCACCGGAATCAAGGGCTTCGCGTGTGTCGGATAAACTGACGCCGGTTTCTGCAGCGAACATAGGACGTAGCGCAGCAGGTACATCATCGGCGGGGAGGGAAATAGAGACATGTGAACGAAGCGTGACGTCATCTCCGGGTTCGGGTGGCTCAGGAGCAAGCGGCAGTGTAgacccatcttctcaaaagccacCGCCACCAACAACCGATGATCATCGGAAGCGCAAGGGCAGAGATACGTACGACACCGAATGTCACAGTGAG GACGTTGAGTTCGGGTGTCTAGATGCAAAGAAGCAATCACACGGATCGACCTCCACGAAAAGGTCCCGTGCTGCAGAGGTCCACAATCTCTCAGAGAGG AGACGTCGAGATAGGATTAATGAAAAAATGAAGGCCTTGCAAGAACTAATACCTCGTTCCAATAAG TCCGACAAAGCTTCGATGCTGGACGAAGCAATTGAATACTTGAAGTCTCTTCAAATGCAAGTTCAG atgATGTCGATGGGATGCAACATGGTTCCTATGATGTTCCCAGGTGTCCAACAATACATGCCGCCCATGGcaatggggatggggatggggatggggatgagCATGAGCATGGACATGGGGATGAACCATGTCATGGTTCCATATCCCGCCATTCTTCCAGGTTCGTCGGTACTCCCCAGCCCGGGTACTCATATGGGCCCACGTTTCCCGGTTCCCGGATTTAACATCCATCCAGTTAATGCCACGTGTCCTGCAACGAGTCAAGCCACTAACCTCTCAGCTCCAATGATGAGTTCATTTCCTCTACATAATCAAAACCAACCACAAGTTCCAAATTTCGCTGATCCGTTTCAACAGTACATTGGTCTACGACATCAAACACCATCACCGCTTCCTCAG CAGAATCATCAAGAAGGGATGGCCCCCACTGCAACGAAGCCAAGCAGCAGCAAAGATCCTATCGACCCAGATCATCACCAAAACGGTACATATATAGCTAGCTTATGTGAATTTACAGGAAAAAGGGCAAGTAGTTTATTTATTAGGTAA